A stretch of the Paenibacillus dendritiformis genome encodes the following:
- a CDS encoding MFS transporter, with protein MDNHDAAPKGLVPYWVKITIVFFLGWISIYATRSVLNPVMDNIQAEFGLSASQLGLISSIFFIGYAGLNVPSGILGDKIGKKKVLVPGVILFGIFAAVTGMMPTFALFMTTWLLVGIFQGFYYGPQYGLSSEAIPKKHITVGSAIINSGMAFGLSLGYFISSYTVGTLGMSWRAPFYIIAVPVVLAGIAMWIVIKDKPKAKEQGTDEKAPQKLKLKELFSKNLIFAYITIFCAIYAFFVVVTWIPYYLQHARGIEGTEVAVVSSLVPWAAIPGSLLFSWIADKMGTRRPVLLVMLPLSIIAIISIVAFDNMWVLYMALIGYGIFGKISTNPVLVAVVADNAPKHALSTAFGLYNFIGMCGSILAPYITGFLTDATGSLNAGFYFAGFLLVIGTISVLFIKEDNRPNAEAPSK; from the coding sequence ATGGACAATCACGATGCCGCACCAAAGGGCCTGGTTCCCTACTGGGTCAAAATCACCATTGTTTTCTTTCTAGGCTGGATTTCCATTTACGCCACCCGCTCCGTGCTCAATCCGGTCATGGACAATATCCAAGCGGAATTTGGCTTATCGGCTTCTCAATTAGGCTTAATCAGCAGCATTTTCTTCATTGGTTACGCAGGACTCAACGTGCCGTCCGGAATCCTGGGCGATAAAATCGGCAAGAAAAAAGTGCTTGTTCCCGGCGTGATTCTCTTCGGGATCTTCGCGGCCGTAACCGGCATGATGCCCACCTTCGCGCTTTTCATGACAACCTGGCTCCTTGTCGGCATATTTCAAGGCTTTTACTACGGGCCTCAGTACGGATTATCATCCGAAGCGATTCCCAAAAAACATATTACCGTAGGCAGCGCAATTATTAATAGCGGGATGGCCTTCGGGCTTTCCCTCGGCTACTTCATTTCCAGCTACACGGTCGGCACGCTGGGAATGAGTTGGAGGGCGCCCTTCTACATTATTGCCGTTCCTGTCGTTCTGGCCGGCATCGCGATGTGGATCGTGATTAAAGACAAACCAAAAGCAAAAGAACAAGGAACCGATGAAAAAGCCCCTCAAAAGCTGAAACTGAAAGAACTATTTAGCAAAAACCTGATTTTTGCGTACATTACGATTTTTTGCGCAATCTATGCCTTTTTCGTCGTTGTCACCTGGATCCCGTATTATTTGCAGCATGCCCGCGGCATTGAAGGCACCGAAGTCGCCGTGGTCTCTTCGCTCGTCCCCTGGGCGGCCATTCCCGGTTCCCTCTTGTTCAGTTGGATAGCGGATAAAATGGGTACGCGCCGTCCCGTATTGTTAGTGATGCTGCCTCTTTCCATAATCGCGATTATTTCCATTGTCGCCTTCGATAATATGTGGGTTTTATACATGGCCTTGATCGGTTACGGGATTTTCGGAAAAATCAGCACCAACCCGGTCCTTGTAGCCGTTGTTGCCGATAACGCGCCGAAGCATGCCTTAAGCACCGCATTTGGTCTCTACAACTTCATCGGTATGTGCGGCTCCATTTTGGCGCCTTATATTACCGGATTCCTTACCGACGCAACCGGATCGCTGAACGCCGGATTCTATTTTGCCGGATTCCTTCTCGTTATCGGCACCATTTCCGTGCTCTTTATCAAGGAAGACAATAGACCGAATGCAGAAGCTCCCTCGAAGTAA
- a CDS encoding cytochrome-c oxidase: MTVGVRFIKAAAFYFVAGVLAGLIAGATNQFQYTSLHAHLNLLGWVSLAISGLIYARFPQAGDSTLGTVHFWLHNIGLPIFLAGLAMAANGVDAATALLIGGGIISVLGVLAFAINVWKNVR; the protein is encoded by the coding sequence ATGACGGTCGGTGTCCGCTTCATTAAGGCAGCGGCATTTTACTTTGTGGCGGGGGTATTGGCCGGATTGATCGCCGGAGCGACCAATCAGTTCCAATATACGTCGCTGCATGCGCACCTGAATCTGCTGGGCTGGGTGTCGCTGGCGATCAGCGGATTGATTTATGCGCGCTTCCCGCAAGCCGGCGACAGCACGCTCGGGACGGTGCATTTTTGGCTTCACAATATCGGCCTGCCGATTTTTCTGGCCGGCCTGGCCATGGCGGCCAATGGCGTAGACGCCGCGACGGCCTTGCTGATCGGCGGGGGAATCATTTCCGTGCTGGGGGTCCTGGCGTTTGCAATCAATGTATGGAAAAATGTCAGATAG
- a CDS encoding DsrE family protein, with amino-acid sequence MKNKVILLTSDRIGAEENGLGPSVLETFLTLLKQQEELPAAIFCMNRGVLALTSKSMASLQLADLAKAGVPVLACKTCVDHYGIADELEAGEISSMGEFVQLASRYEVLTLG; translated from the coding sequence ATGAAAAACAAAGTCATTCTATTGACGTCGGATCGCATCGGCGCCGAAGAGAACGGGCTGGGCCCGTCTGTGCTGGAGACCTTCCTGACGCTGCTGAAGCAGCAGGAAGAGCTTCCGGCCGCGATATTTTGCATGAATCGGGGGGTGCTGGCGCTGACCTCCAAGTCCATGGCCTCGCTGCAGCTGGCCGATCTGGCCAAGGCGGGCGTGCCGGTGCTCGCCTGCAAGACATGCGTAGATCATTACGGCATCGCGGACGAACTGGAGGCGGGCGAGATTTCAAGCATGGGCGAGTTCGTCCAGTTGGCCTCCCGGTATGAAGTGCTGACGTTAGGCTAA
- a CDS encoding glutamine--tRNA ligase/YqeY domain fusion protein: protein MENPNATSNFIRNIIVNDLEEGRVDKIVTRFPPEPNGYLHIGHAKSICLNFELAREFKGRAHLRFDDTNPLKEDTEFVESIKEDVRWLGFDWDGLYFASDYFDEMYKRAVLLIKKGKAFVCDLNADEIREMRGTLTEPGKNSPYRDRSIEENLDLFERMKNGEFQNGEKVLRAKIDMASPNINLRDPVIYRIAHATHHNTGNQWCIYPMYAFAHPLEDAIEGITHSICTLEFEDQRPLYDWVVQECEMEATPHQYEFARLNMTNTVMSKRKLKLLVDEGIVDGWDDPRMPTISGLRRRGFTPESIRTFCREIGVTKGNSTVDSKYLDHFIREDLKLKAPRTMGVLKPLKVVITNYPEGQIEWLDAEVNPENPEMGIRQIPFSGEIYIEQDDFMENPPSKYFRLFPGNEVRLKHAYFIKCNEVIKDSEGQVIEVRCTYDPETKSGSGFTGRKVKGTIHWVEASQAVPAEFRLYEPLILDETENEGDTTFLDRVNPSSLVVEQGFVEPNMKDVAGHDKYQFFRHGYFNADPKYTNNGRIVFNLIVSLKSSFELPKK from the coding sequence GTGGAGAACCCCAATGCTACATCGAATTTTATTCGCAATATTATTGTGAATGATCTGGAAGAAGGCCGGGTAGACAAAATCGTGACCCGGTTCCCGCCCGAGCCGAACGGATATTTGCATATCGGGCATGCGAAGTCGATTTGCCTGAATTTCGAGTTGGCCCGAGAGTTCAAGGGCCGCGCGCATCTTCGCTTCGATGACACGAATCCGCTCAAGGAGGATACGGAATTCGTCGAATCGATTAAGGAGGATGTCCGCTGGCTCGGCTTCGATTGGGATGGGCTCTATTTTGCCTCCGATTATTTTGACGAGATGTATAAGCGCGCGGTCCTGCTCATCAAGAAGGGCAAAGCTTTCGTCTGCGACCTGAACGCCGACGAGATACGGGAGATGCGAGGCACGCTGACCGAACCGGGCAAGAACAGCCCGTACCGCGATCGCTCGATCGAGGAGAATCTGGATTTATTCGAACGGATGAAGAACGGCGAATTCCAAAATGGGGAGAAGGTGCTGCGCGCCAAGATTGACATGGCCTCCCCGAATATCAACCTCCGCGATCCGGTTATCTACCGCATTGCGCATGCGACGCATCATAACACCGGCAACCAATGGTGCATTTATCCGATGTACGCGTTCGCCCATCCGCTGGAGGATGCGATCGAAGGCATTACCCATTCCATCTGCACGCTCGAATTCGAGGATCAGCGTCCGCTGTATGACTGGGTCGTGCAGGAATGCGAGATGGAGGCCACGCCGCATCAATATGAATTCGCGCGCCTTAATATGACGAATACGGTCATGAGCAAGCGGAAGCTGAAGCTGCTCGTGGACGAGGGGATCGTGGACGGCTGGGACGACCCGCGGATGCCGACCATTTCCGGCTTGCGCCGCCGCGGCTTCACGCCGGAATCGATTCGGACGTTCTGCCGGGAGATCGGCGTGACGAAAGGGAACAGCACCGTCGATTCCAAGTATCTCGATCATTTTATCCGGGAAGATTTGAAGCTGAAGGCGCCGCGCACGATGGGCGTGCTCAAGCCGCTGAAGGTCGTTATTACGAACTACCCGGAAGGCCAGATCGAATGGCTGGATGCGGAAGTTAACCCGGAGAATCCGGAGATGGGGATCCGCCAAATTCCGTTCTCGGGCGAGATTTACATCGAGCAGGACGACTTCATGGAGAATCCGCCAAGCAAATATTTCCGTCTGTTCCCTGGCAATGAAGTCCGCTTGAAGCATGCATACTTCATCAAGTGCAACGAAGTGATCAAGGACAGCGAGGGCCAGGTGATCGAGGTGCGCTGCACGTATGATCCGGAGACGAAGAGCGGCAGCGGCTTCACCGGCCGCAAGGTCAAGGGAACGATTCACTGGGTCGAGGCTTCCCAGGCGGTTCCGGCGGAATTCCGGCTATATGAGCCGCTCATTCTCGACGAGACGGAGAATGAAGGCGACACGACATTCCTCGATCGGGTCAACCCGTCTTCCCTGGTCGTGGAGCAGGGCTTCGTGGAGCCGAATATGAAGGATGTCGCAGGCCATGACAAGTATCAATTTTTCCGCCACGGCTATTTCAATGCGGATCCGAAATATACGAATAACGGACGTATCGTCTTCAATCTTATCGTGTCGTTGAAAAGCTCTTTCGAGCTGCCGAAGAAGTAA
- the ilvA gene encoding threonine ammonia-lyase IlvA — METTHPAPAVTMEHIVRAHHVLKEVIVRTPLQRDPILSARYQCNVYLKREDLQIVRSFKIRGAYNMIRHLSAEDLQKGIVCASAGNHAQGVAYSCQALQIQGTIVMPTTTPSQKVTQVKRFGGSFVKVVLTGDTFDDAHEAAMNICEENGSTFIHPFDDPYIVAGSGTVGMEIMESLDVPADYVFVTIGGGGLAAGVGTYVKTVSPSTRVIGVEPEGAASMTAALERQGVLTLETIDKFVDGAAVKRVGQLPYEICSQVLDDVILVPEGKACTTILQLYNESAIVVEPAGSLPVAALDLYRDQIRGQNVVCVISGGNNDIDRMQEIKERSLIYEGLKHYFIVNFPQRAGALREFLEDVLGPNDDITRFEYNKKHNKDDGFALVGIELEHTEDYKPLIERMKKRGIQYVEVNKNATLYNMLV; from the coding sequence ATGGAGACGACTCATCCTGCACCGGCCGTGACGATGGAGCATATCGTCCGTGCCCACCATGTGTTGAAGGAAGTCATTGTGCGCACGCCTTTGCAGCGCGACCCGATTTTATCCGCCCGATATCAATGCAATGTCTATTTGAAGCGGGAGGATTTGCAGATCGTCCGGTCATTCAAAATCCGGGGCGCCTACAATATGATTCGCCATCTGTCCGCCGAGGATTTGCAGAAGGGAATCGTGTGCGCGAGCGCGGGCAACCACGCCCAGGGAGTCGCTTATTCGTGCCAAGCGCTGCAGATCCAGGGCACGATCGTGATGCCAACCACGACGCCAAGCCAGAAGGTAACCCAGGTGAAGCGCTTCGGCGGATCGTTCGTCAAAGTCGTGCTGACGGGGGATACCTTCGATGATGCCCATGAAGCGGCCATGAACATTTGCGAAGAGAACGGCAGCACTTTCATTCATCCTTTCGATGATCCTTATATCGTCGCAGGCAGCGGCACGGTAGGCATGGAGATTATGGAGTCGCTTGACGTGCCGGCGGACTATGTCTTCGTGACGATTGGCGGCGGCGGCTTGGCGGCCGGCGTAGGCACATACGTGAAGACGGTGAGTCCGTCCACCCGGGTGATTGGCGTGGAGCCGGAAGGGGCCGCCTCGATGACCGCGGCGCTGGAACGTCAAGGAGTGCTCACGCTGGAGACGATCGACAAGTTCGTCGACGGCGCCGCCGTGAAGCGGGTAGGGCAGCTTCCTTACGAGATCTGCTCTCAGGTGCTTGATGATGTCATCCTCGTGCCGGAAGGCAAAGCCTGCACGACCATCCTGCAGCTCTACAACGAGAGTGCGATTGTCGTGGAGCCGGCCGGATCGCTGCCTGTCGCGGCGCTCGATCTGTACCGGGATCAGATTCGCGGCCAAAATGTCGTCTGCGTCATCAGCGGCGGCAACAACGATATTGACCGGATGCAGGAGATTAAGGAACGGTCGCTCATTTATGAAGGCTTGAAGCATTACTTCATCGTGAACTTCCCGCAGCGTGCGGGGGCTCTGCGCGAATTCCTGGAGGATGTCCTCGGACCGAATGATGACATTACCCGGTTCGAATATAACAAGAAGCATAATAAGGATGACGGCTTCGCCCTGGTCGGCATCGAGCTGGAGCATACCGAGGATTATAAGCCGCTCATTGAACGGATGAAGAAGCGGGGCATCCAGTACGTGGAAGTGAACAAGAACGCGACGCTGTATAATATGCTGGTGTAA
- a CDS encoding MFS transporter: MNSAPTAKKNDSVFSLFRNRFVQAIMMAGLFMQVGIWIRNFAVLLFVMEMTNGDAFAVSMISVAEFAPIFVFSFIGGTFADRWRPKRTMIWCDILSALSVFAVLVTILLGSWQAVFFTTFISAILSQFSQPSSMKLFKQHVPAEMMQAGMSIFQTMVALFMVLGPVIGTMIFQHYGITTSLVLTGLAFVLSAISLTFLPGDSREDTNQKDSRVWDELGAGLRYVMRSKLLKSLGGCFAFAGLAIGMIQPMGAFLVTERLGLPKENLSYLMMTNGVAMMIGGAIAMGISKRLLPQHMLAIGLLFSSIGIWMAGMSTQLWLTLVAQFISGLMLPSIQIGINTMILQNTEGSFIGRVNGILTPLFMGAMVIMMSISGWIKNLTSITTMYEISAVLFIVGIAVMLPILRTKKTPEPAEPVQSAVGQE; the protein is encoded by the coding sequence ATGAATTCTGCACCAACTGCCAAGAAAAATGACTCGGTATTCAGCCTCTTCCGGAACCGGTTCGTGCAAGCCATCATGATGGCGGGTTTGTTCATGCAGGTCGGCATCTGGATCCGCAACTTCGCCGTGCTGTTATTTGTCATGGAGATGACGAACGGGGATGCCTTTGCGGTCTCAATGATATCGGTAGCAGAGTTCGCTCCGATTTTCGTCTTTTCGTTCATCGGGGGGACCTTCGCCGACCGTTGGCGCCCGAAGCGCACCATGATATGGTGTGATATTTTAAGCGCCTTGTCCGTATTCGCCGTCTTGGTGACCATCCTGCTCGGATCGTGGCAGGCCGTCTTTTTCACCACCTTTATTTCGGCCATTCTGTCGCAATTCTCACAGCCTTCTTCCATGAAGCTGTTCAAGCAGCATGTTCCGGCCGAGATGATGCAGGCGGGAATGTCCATCTTCCAGACGATGGTAGCGCTGTTCATGGTGCTTGGCCCGGTCATCGGCACGATGATTTTCCAGCATTACGGCATTACGACATCGCTCGTTCTTACCGGCTTGGCCTTCGTGCTGTCGGCCATCTCGTTGACATTCCTTCCTGGCGATTCTCGGGAGGATACGAACCAAAAGGATTCCCGGGTATGGGATGAGCTTGGAGCCGGCTTGCGCTATGTGATGAGAAGCAAGCTGCTGAAGTCGCTTGGCGGCTGCTTCGCCTTCGCAGGGCTGGCGATCGGGATGATTCAGCCGATGGGGGCTTTCCTCGTGACGGAACGTCTTGGCCTGCCGAAGGAGAATTTGAGTTATCTGATGATGACGAACGGCGTGGCGATGATGATCGGCGGCGCCATCGCGATGGGCATATCGAAGCGGCTGCTGCCGCAGCATATGCTGGCAATCGGCTTGCTGTTCAGCAGTATCGGAATCTGGATGGCCGGCATGTCGACCCAGCTGTGGCTCACGCTTGTGGCGCAGTTCATCAGCGGCTTGATGCTGCCGTCGATTCAGATCGGAATCAACACGATGATTTTGCAAAATACGGAAGGGTCCTTCATCGGCCGGGTTAACGGTATCCTGACGCCGCTGTTCATGGGAGCGATGGTCATTATGATGTCGATCTCCGGATGGATCAAAAACTTGACTTCCATTACGACCATGTATGAGATCTCTGCGGTTCTATTCATCGTCGGCATTGCCGTGATGCTGCCGATTCTGCGGACGAAGAAGACGCCGGAGCCTGCGGAGCCGGTCCAATCCGCCGTAGGCCAGGAATAA
- a CDS encoding Na+/H+ antiporter family protein, whose translation MNAVLLSLAVLFGLSLLRVHVVLALLVSAIIGGWAGGMPISNTIAAFSEGLKDNAGIALSYALLGAFAAGLAETGLPERLVRRAVRLVRGRSDGGPVRASIRFGVLAAIAGIACLSQNAVPVHIAFIPVLIPPLLMLFNAARLDRRAVACALTFGLITPYMLLPVGFGAIFHDIVASNMTQNGLAVDASQLPKAMLLPALGMIAGLLFAMMISYRKPRRYAAGAEPQPAAAANEGSPSGSRFAAGAGIAAIAAMLAVQLSTGSMIYGAAAGLAVLLLSRVMPLGRADRVLSDGMRSMAYIGFVMMSAAGLGAVLRETGHIESLVQGAVHMVGDNRALAAILMLAIGLLVTLGIGSSFSTIPLIATVFVPLCVELGFSPLATVALIGTAAALGDAGSPASDSTLGPTAGLNADGQHDHIWDTCVPTFLHYNVPLLLFGFLAAMML comes from the coding sequence ATGAATGCCGTACTACTCTCTCTCGCGGTATTATTCGGATTAAGCCTGCTGCGAGTGCATGTCGTCCTCGCTCTGCTCGTGTCCGCCATCATCGGCGGCTGGGCCGGAGGGATGCCGATCTCGAACACGATCGCGGCCTTCTCCGAAGGGCTGAAGGACAACGCCGGCATTGCGCTCAGCTATGCTTTGCTTGGCGCTTTCGCCGCAGGCCTGGCCGAGACCGGGCTGCCCGAACGGCTGGTGCGGCGCGCGGTTCGGCTCGTCCGGGGCCGTTCGGACGGCGGCCCGGTTCGCGCCTCCATCCGGTTCGGCGTGTTGGCCGCGATCGCCGGCATCGCCTGCCTGTCGCAAAATGCGGTGCCCGTTCATATCGCCTTCATTCCCGTGCTTATCCCGCCGCTCCTCATGCTGTTCAATGCGGCGCGGCTGGACCGGCGGGCCGTCGCGTGCGCGCTCACATTCGGGCTGATTACGCCATACATGCTCCTGCCCGTCGGCTTCGGCGCCATCTTCCACGATATCGTGGCGAGCAATATGACGCAGAACGGCCTGGCCGTGGACGCTTCCCAACTGCCGAAGGCGATGCTGCTTCCGGCGCTCGGGATGATTGCGGGCCTGCTGTTCGCCATGATGATCAGCTACCGCAAGCCGCGGCGGTATGCCGCAGGGGCCGAGCCCCAGCCGGCTGCCGCAGCCAACGAGGGCTCCCCTTCCGGCAGCCGCTTCGCGGCCGGAGCAGGCATCGCCGCCATCGCGGCCATGCTTGCCGTGCAATTAAGCACGGGCTCCATGATTTACGGCGCGGCCGCCGGACTAGCCGTGCTGCTGCTCTCGCGCGTCATGCCGCTCGGCCGGGCCGACCGCGTCCTCTCCGACGGCATGCGGTCGATGGCCTACATCGGCTTCGTCATGATGTCGGCGGCCGGCCTTGGCGCGGTGCTGCGCGAGACCGGGCATATCGAGTCGCTCGTCCAGGGGGCCGTCCACATGGTCGGCGACAACCGGGCGCTGGCGGCCATCCTGATGCTCGCCATCGGCCTGCTCGTCACGCTCGGCATCGGGTCGTCGTTCTCGACGATTCCGCTGATCGCGACCGTCTTCGTGCCGCTCTGCGTGGAGCTTGGCTTCAGCCCGCTGGCGACTGTCGCGCTCATCGGCACGGCTGCGGCGCTGGGGGACGCCGGATCCCCGGCCTCGGACAGCACCCTGGGCCCGACCGCAGGGTTGAACGCCGACGGACAGCATGATCATATATGGGACACCTGCGTGCCGACCTTCCTGCACTATAACGTGCCCCTCCTGCTGTTCGGCTTCCTCGCGGCCATGATGCTGTAA
- a CDS encoding TatD family hydrolase, translated as MAENHTATGPERLRFMDAHIHLDGYGQEQRPLLEQSLEAEELDGLIAVSMDAASCREVQRWADRYPGRVHPAYGFHPEQALPAEPERSALLEWMDERRDAMIAIGEVGLPYYMRQETVRAEGSEAAFPRGAYLELLEAFVQRAAAWDKPIVLHAVYDDAPLVIDLLERYSVRTAHFHWFKGDAKTTERMAGNGYYISFTPDLAYEAEIRELALRYPADRVMTETDGPWPFEGPFAGQVTLPLMVRDVAASWAALQRLELPEAAALLRANAKRCYGV; from the coding sequence ATGGCAGAAAATCATACCGCCACAGGCCCGGAGCGGCTTCGATTTATGGATGCCCATATCCATCTCGACGGCTATGGGCAGGAGCAGCGGCCGCTCCTGGAGCAATCGCTGGAGGCGGAAGAACTGGACGGCCTCATCGCCGTATCGATGGACGCGGCCTCGTGCCGCGAGGTGCAGCGCTGGGCGGACCGGTATCCGGGGCGGGTTCACCCCGCGTACGGCTTCCATCCGGAGCAAGCGCTGCCTGCCGAGCCGGAGCGGAGCGCGCTCCTGGAATGGATGGATGAGCGGCGCGATGCCATGATCGCCATCGGCGAGGTGGGACTGCCTTATTACATGAGGCAGGAAACCGTCCGCGCGGAGGGCAGCGAGGCCGCCTTTCCCCGCGGCGCTTATCTGGAGCTGCTGGAGGCCTTCGTGCAGCGGGCCGCCGCGTGGGATAAGCCGATCGTGCTGCATGCGGTGTACGACGATGCGCCGCTCGTCATCGATCTGCTCGAGCGGTACAGCGTGCGGACGGCCCACTTCCATTGGTTCAAGGGAGACGCGAAGACGACGGAGCGGATGGCCGGGAACGGATACTACATCTCGTTCACGCCGGATCTCGCCTATGAAGCCGAGATCCGGGAGCTGGCGCTTCGCTACCCGGCTGACCGCGTCATGACGGAGACGGACGGGCCGTGGCCGTTCGAAGGGCCATTTGCGGGACAGGTCACGCTCCCGCTGATGGTGCGCGACGTCGCTGCTTCATGGGCCGCGCTTCAGCGGCTGGAGCTCCCCGAGGCAGCGGCGCTGCTGCGGGCCAACGCGAAGCGCTGCTATGGCGTGTAG
- a CDS encoding MDR family MFS transporter, with protein MVAQKSNLGLVVVALLLGILMAAMDNTIVATAMPTIVGQLGGFELYVWVTSAYMVATMAGMPIFGKLSDMYGRKRFYIFGLLVFLAGSMLCGTADSIMMLAIYRAIQGIGGGALMPIAFTIIYDVFPLEQRGKMTGMFGAVFGISSVAGPLLGAYITEYIGWEWVFYINLPLGVVSLWLIVQFYQESAAKSKQRIDWGGAVTLVVAVVSLMFALELGGKEGYEWNSLFIIGLFASFIIFLIAFVLFELNAKEPIISFALFRKRLFATSQGVAFFYGVTFVIATVYIPMFVQGVYGGSATNSGLVLTPMMIGSVVTSSIGGILAAKTSFRKLMIISGILFTAGIVSLSTLSVDTPRALVTLYMVLTGLGVGFSFSLLGMASMHGMSYHQRGTANSTSSFCRSLGMTIGITVFGSLQSSLFSGRLKEMMPGGAMPADIMPEELLRGGGGANLPPEVKESMAAALADSIGGIFTWALIPVGLALICIALMGKARMMDDAAGKGSGANSEEAVS; from the coding sequence ATGGTGGCTCAAAAGAGCAACTTGGGCTTGGTGGTGGTCGCGCTGCTGCTCGGGATTCTGATGGCGGCGATGGACAATACGATCGTGGCGACAGCGATGCCGACGATCGTCGGCCAGTTGGGAGGCTTCGAGCTGTACGTCTGGGTCACCTCGGCGTATATGGTCGCGACCATGGCCGGCATGCCGATCTTCGGCAAGCTGTCCGATATGTACGGCCGCAAGCGGTTTTACATTTTCGGCCTGCTTGTCTTCCTGGCCGGCAGCATGCTGTGCGGGACGGCAGACAGCATCATGATGCTGGCGATTTACCGCGCCATCCAGGGGATTGGCGGCGGCGCCCTGATGCCTATCGCTTTTACGATTATTTATGATGTCTTTCCGCTAGAGCAGCGCGGGAAAATGACCGGCATGTTCGGAGCGGTCTTCGGGATTTCCAGCGTGGCAGGGCCGCTGCTCGGCGCCTATATTACCGAATATATCGGCTGGGAGTGGGTGTTCTACATCAACCTGCCTCTCGGCGTCGTGTCTTTGTGGCTGATTGTCCAGTTCTATCAGGAGAGTGCGGCGAAGTCGAAGCAGCGGATCGACTGGGGCGGCGCGGTCACGTTGGTGGTCGCCGTCGTCAGCCTGATGTTCGCGCTCGAGTTGGGCGGCAAGGAAGGATACGAATGGAATTCTTTGTTCATCATCGGGTTATTTGCTTCCTTCATCATCTTCCTTATCGCGTTCGTTCTGTTCGAGCTGAATGCGAAGGAGCCGATTATCTCCTTCGCTCTCTTCCGGAAGCGGCTGTTCGCCACCAGCCAAGGGGTCGCTTTCTTCTACGGCGTAACCTTCGTCATCGCGACGGTCTACATTCCGATGTTCGTGCAGGGCGTGTACGGCGGTTCGGCTACGAACAGCGGTCTCGTGCTGACACCGATGATGATCGGATCGGTCGTGACGAGCTCGATCGGCGGGATTCTGGCCGCGAAGACGAGCTTCCGCAAGCTCATGATCATCTCGGGCATCCTGTTCACGGCCGGCATCGTGTCGCTGAGCACGTTGTCCGTGGATACTCCCCGCGCGTTGGTCACCTTGTACATGGTGCTGACCGGACTCGGGGTCGGCTTCTCCTTCTCCTTGCTCGGCATGGCTTCCATGCACGGGATGAGCTACCATCAGCGCGGAACGGCGAACTCGACTTCATCCTTCTGCCGTTCGCTCGGCATGACGATCGGGATTACCGTCTTCGGATCGCTGCAATCTTCCTTGTTCAGCGGGCGGCTGAAGGAAATGATGCCAGGCGGAGCGATGCCGGCCGACATCATGCCCGAGGAGCTGCTGCGCGGCGGGGGCGGCGCCAACCTGCCGCCGGAGGTCAAGGAGAGCATGGCGGCGGCGTTGGCCGACTCCATCGGCGGCATCTTCACCTGGGCCTTGATTCCGGTCGGCCTGGCGCTCATCTGCATCGCCTTGATGGGCAAGGCGCGCATGATGGACGATGCCGCCGGCAAGGGCTCCGGCGCCAATTCGGAGGAAGCGGTGTCCTGA